The sequence below is a genomic window from Sulfuracidifex metallicus DSM 6482 = JCM 9184.
CCAGAAAAGACATCTCTTCAGTTGAGCTAAAAGGCCCATTTTCGGTTTTGACAAAGACAATAGACCATCCATTTGCTACCGTTGAGTACATAGGACAGGATATAGCTAAGGAAATTTATGAGAAACTTGAAAAGAAGTTCAACATAACTCTGAGGATAAGTGAGGGAAAAGACTCTTACGCCGTTATTGAATACCCATGATGTACCTTAAACCTATGTTGTCTATCCATTTAAGCCCAAGTCTTCTTTCCCGAAAGAAGCAGATTGAAGGGGTGCTATCTATACATCCTTCCATATCAGTGTTCAAGAAATCTTCAACCCTTATTGATTTCTTCTCGTTTATGCCTTCCTGTAAATGTATGTAACCTCTCTTCTCCAGTCTCATCACTGGTTCATCCTCTCTAAATATGAAGACTCCACCATATAGAGATGGGTAACACAACCTAGGATAACTAACGCAAACCTCTTTCCTTTTTTCCTCTATAATTGAAACCAGGAGTTTTCTCTCCAGTTCGTTTGCATTATCTAATGTTATTAAGGGCGGAATGGAAGAAATTGCGATAAAGAACTCGCCTTCGGCTAGATTCCTCTTTTTCAACTTCACCTCAATTATCTTAGGTATCGCGATTCTCTTCACTAGGAATCCTCCTTAATATTGGTTTGTCTTGAATATAATTTTTATCAATTGAAAGTGCTACTTCAGCCTTAGCCAGCTCATATCCTATGTATATTGCGTGTTCCTGAGAAACTTTAACGTTTCTCTTCTCCAGTTCCCTGAGCAGTTGTCTTCCTAAGCTTAGAGCCTCTTTGCCGTGAAGTGTTATTTCTCCACCCTTTCCTCTCCACTCAATAGCTATATCGTCGTTCGTAAGGTAAATTCTAGCGAATCCACTGTCCATGATTGGCTCATTTCTGGAAACTTCGTATCCCTTTTTGGACTCTCTCGGCAGTCTCCTTTTGTCCTTCAGTACAAAGAGGTCAAATCCAACGTCTTTAGGAAGCTTTGATCGTCTCATTGCTACGGAGATCATCCTTGAGGCCTCCCTAGCTTCCCATGAGCTCCAGCGAGTTTTTCCCTTATCCATTGTTAATAAGCAAGATGCACCTATCTCTCCTGCTATCGCTACCATTGACGCATTTACACCTACACTGTCGGCATCTATCAGTTCAGTGAAGTTGAGTATTCCCATCATGATTGGAACGTCTTTTAGCTGGCTTGTGACCTTTGTGTATTGCGATAGGCTGTCTACGAACCCTTTAAGTGGAGGTGATAGAACTGGATCCGCAATTAACTTCGAAAAGCCAAGTTCTCTTGCCTTATTAACAATCGATATCGTGACTTCTCCTCTATTTTCAACTTCAAAAGGTGCAACTACAAAAGTAGCATTATTCTTAATATTAGCTAGTTTTTCCAAATTCATTTCATTAAGGTTGAAAACAAAGGAAGCACCCGATCTAACTCCTTCAATTAGCTCCGAAGGTGAATCGCTATCTATTCCAATGGGTTTTCCCAATTTAAGAGCCTCTCTGACTTTTCTTCTAACTTCATCCTTATCGTCATGTCCTACTGGAAAACCTATCACTATGACATCGACGAAGTCCTTTACTCTCAATAAGTCCTCTTGTGACTGTTTATCTCCCATTTCTAAGAATATTTTAAATGGAGGGGGACGTAAAGGTATCTTAACGTTTTGCTCTTTGAATGCATAAACTGATTTCTCCTCTATCTCTGAAAGTATGGCTTTAGCTTCACCCTTATCTAGGAACTTGTCAGCTGGCTCCCTTGGAGAGAGCCTGACTCCATGTTTAAGTGCGTCCAAAACTAATCTAATGTCCCATGCCTCTTCCGTACCCTTAACAGTAGGGATCCCAGTTCTTTTCTCTATAATTCCTCCATCTCCAAAAACTAACCCCGGAAGAACTATCACGTCGTATCCTCTTACGCCCTTAAGTCTTTCTGCTATGTAACGAACGTCCATTAGGGCTGCAACTGGTACGTCCATCACGGATATGTCAACGTCGACTCCCTTCACGTCCTTTAAGGCCTCAACAAGTATAGGGTAGGCTAGTTTTCCCGTTACTAGGAGGACTTTCACTAGTTAGCCTATCATTGGTCGGTTAAATGCATTCCTAATTAATGAATTTGTAGCAAAAACAGGAAAATGGTAAAAAATTAAAGACAACTCTCCAATAATAATGGTAATGAGCCTATTACCTAAACTCTCAAATGTAAAACCAGGGGAAAAATTCGATGTAATAATCGTTGGACTTGGTCCAGCAGCTTACAGTGCTGCACTTTATTCTGCAAGGTATATTATGAAAACTCTCGTAATCGGAGAGATTCCAGGTGGGCAGCTAACGGAAGCTGCAGACGTTGATGATTATCTAGGCTTGATAAACCTTCCAGCCCAAAAGATGATCGAGACGTTTAATCAACATATTTCGAGATACAACGTTCCAGTGCTAATGGAAACGGTGGAGAGCATAAAGAAGGAAGGGGACGAATTCATAGTCAAAACCAAGAGAAAGGGCGAGTATAAGGCGTCATCTGTTATAGTAGCCGTAGGAGTAAAAAGAAGGAAACTCAACGTTCCAGGAGAGGAAAAGTTCACTGGAAAGGGGGTATCTTACTGCTCTGTTTGTGACGCTCCTCTATTTAAGAACAGACCTGTCGTCGTTGTTGGAGGAGGTGATTCAGCATTGGAGGGAGCAGAGCTACTTTCAAGATATGCGACCAAGGTATACTTAGTACACAGGAGGGACCAATTTAGAGGGCAGCCGTTTTACGTTGAGATAATAAAACACAAACCTAATGTTGAAATAATACTAAATTCTACAGTAACTGAAATAAAAGGAGAGAAATTAGTGAATAAGGCCGTGGTCCAGAACTTAAAGACTGGTGAAACGAGGGAACTTGACGTTAACGGAGTATTCGTTGAGATAGGATTCGAACCTCCAGTGGATTTCGCCAGAAACAATGGAATAGAAACTGATGAGAGAGGTTATATAAAAGTTGATGAATGGATGAGAACTAACGTTGAGGGGATTTTCGCAGCTGGAGATTGTACGGGCTTATGGATGGGCTTCAGGCAAGTCATAACTGCAACCGCTCAAGGTGCAGTAGCATCACATGCTGTGTATTCATACTTGAACGAAAAGAAGGGGAAGAAATGAGTCTTCGGGAAACTCTTCTAGATCTATCAAGAAATCTCTTTTCTTATGTTAACCAAGTAAGAGCAGATCCCAATTCTTCTAAAATTGTAGGGTATCATTCCGGAGATACAAGCAGAATTGCAGATAGAGAGATTGAAACTTTCATAATTGATTACTTTAATAAGAAGACCGATCTCAAGATAAAGTTCGTTACTGAGGAGTCAGGTGTAATAGATAGGTCAAATTCTGATTATATAGCTGTAATTGATCCTTTAGACGGAAGCAGCAATTTCGTTATGGGGATTCCTTGGTACTCTGTTTCTATAGCGTTATATGAAAGAGAATCTAAGTCGATGAGGAACTCAGTTGCTGGCATTATCATGAATTTAACTACAGGAAAGGCATATTCCTATGATAAAAAGCGTGCATATATGGACGGTTCTCCAGCTTTAGATACACCTAGAGTAGTGTTAGCTTACTATGATGTAGATCAAGTGGCTCAAGCTAAGGAAATAATGGAAAAGGTGGAGAAACCGTTCAAGGTAAGAACGTTGGGAAGTGCTTCCTTGGATATGTCGTTAGTTTGTGAAGGTAGGGCTTCCTTATATTTCGATATAAGATCAAAGCTAAGAAATGTAGATATAGCAGCATCTACTAACTTCTGCATTAAGATGGGCTTCTCTGTTATCAGTCAAGAAGGGAAGCCATTAGATAGTTCCATAGAAAACGTAGAAAGGATTAAAGATTGGGTAATCACAAGCAAATCTTTAGAAAGCTAAAATAAATTGATTTTTATCTCATATATTTTTCCTTAAAAGATTTATAATTTTAAATGTTAAAATCTTCTTCTCCATTTCCCTGGAAGTTAAGCTTGGAAAAATGACGATGAAAGAGAAAAGATGTGAGAGTTTTTCTTATGTAAAATAAAACATAGATTTCATAATATAATTACATCATTTGCGGTATAGGATCTATGACTTTAGAGACGCTGAGATTATAAAAATTATAAAAGAGGTCAGCATAGGTATCTGAGCATACACACACATTTTTTTATTTACATCTGTAATTTCTTCGTTGCGCTTCTCCTCTTTTCTTCCTTATAGGATGGCTTTATCTTTCCTAGAGCCCACATCATATCGTCGAAAGTTAATTTTCTCTCCTTGTTTCCCCTAATTATTTCCTTAAGCACAGCCATCTTAGCTTCTCTGGCTATTGCTGTTAAATCTGCTCCCGTGTAACCTTCGGTCATCTTAGCTATCTGTGCACAATTTACCCTTTCACAAACGTCCTTGCCTAGATATTTGTTCAGAATGTCCAACCTCTCCTCTTCATTTGGCAGAGGCATCTCTATTATCTTATCAAATCTACCTGGCCTTAGTAATGCAGAATCTATTACGCTCATTCTATTTGTAGTTCCTATTACAACCACTTGCTTTAGACTTCTTATTCCGTCCATTTCCGTTAAAATCTGGTTAACTATTCTGGAAGACTCTGACACGTTCTTGTTCCTTTTTGACGCTATTGAGTCCAACTCGTCTAAGAGAATTATCGACGGCTTGTTCTCTCTAGCTCTATTGAAAACTTCCTTTATTGCAGCTATAGCTCCTTCGTAACCCTTGTACATTATCTCTGCGCCGCTTAAGGGAATTAGCTTAACCTTTAGGCTGTTTGCCAGAGCACGAGACATCATTGTCTTTCCAACTCCTGGAGGTCCGTAAAGCAATATTCCTCTTATAGGCGGTACCTTCAATTCTTCTAGAAGTTTATAATGGAAGAACTGTAATTCCAAAAGTTCCTTAAGCTCAGCTTTTACTTGCTCATAACCTCCTATATCCTCTAAAGTAGATTCACCCTTATCCTCTATCTCTATCTCCCTAGTTGACCTCCTCTCAAAGTCAAGCTTGAACTTTTCGTAGTCCTCCAGCATCTGCAGAGTTATGCTTGGCTTATACGTTTTTATGACGTCCATGAAGTCTTTCATTTGAATTTGTCTCTCTTTTCCACTTTCTATTACTTCAGCTGCTACCTTTCTCGCGACCTCTTGGCAAATGTTAGCTAAATCTGCTCCACTGTATCTTTCGGTCATCTCGGCTATCTTATTCAAATCCACGTCTGGAGCTAGAGGTTTACCTTTACAATGAATATTGAGAATTTCCTTTCTTGCAGTTATGTCTGGAGGACTCACGAAAAGTAGCTTATCGAACCTACCAGCCCTAAGGAGGGCTTTATCTAACATCTGAGGTACGTTTGTGGAACCGACGATAATCATTCCATCGTCGGACTGCATTCCATCGATTTCGGATAACATGAGAGATAACAGTCTGGGAGTTACCGAGTCCCCAGTATGATTCTCTCTCTTTACACCTATAGTATCTATTTCATCGAAGAAGAGTATACAAGGAGCATTTTTCCTCGCGTTTGCGAACAGCTCCTTCAATCTGGCTTCGCTTTCGCCGTACCATTTGCTCATTATATCGCTAATGTTAACGTAAATGAAGTTAATCTTAGCGTCGTTAGCTAGAGCTCTCATCATTAAAGTCTTTCCGCATCCAGGAGGTCCGAAGAGCAATATTCCCTTGGGAGCTTTTAGCCCGTACTTCTTGGCTATTCCCTCATACTTTAGGGGAAGCTCTATGTATTCCTTTATTTCCTTCTTTAGCCCCTCGTATCCTCCTATATCGTCCCATGTGATTTTGTTTTCTATCCCTATTTTCTTTTGATTCTTCGATTGTAATTGCATAGCCCTTTCACTGTTGGCAAAGTTTGTCGTTGATTTACCGAATAATTTCACAGCTATTACCACTATAATAGTAAACGCGACGACTAATAAAATACTCGTGAAAGAGTCTGATAAACTCATTTCTTTCAGATGATATATAGCCACAGTGGTTTAAATAACATTAATAAGGAAAACGAGAAAATTTCTTTATTTCAAACATTTAGATCATTCAGTACAGCATGTGCAGCGTTATATCCTGGAGCTCCGGTCACTCCACCTCCCGGATGGGTTCCAGACCCGCACAGATAGAGACCCTTTATTGGAGTTTTGTATCTGCTCATACCCAATGCAGGTCTAAATATGTATAATTGATCAGGCGTCATATCTATGTGAAATATATTTCCCTCCCAGATTCCAAATCTCCTTTTTATATCCAATGGTGTAATTACCTCGTATTTAACTGGCTTGAAATTTGGTGCATATTCTCTGACTTTTTCCAAAGTTATTTCTGCTATCTTTTCTTTCATGTCATCTAATCTATCGTTAAAGGGCAAATACTGTCCAAAAATGGAGAACACATGTTTTCCAGGAAGAGCTACGGTTGGGTCCACGGAAGTCTGAAAGTTTATTGATAACCAAGGCTCCCTTGAATATCCCAGAACTCTTGCATCATCGTAAGCTCTCTCTATGTAATCTACGTTAGGCATGATCAACTCCGAGGCAACGTGTTCAGGTCCAAGGGATTTCCCGTTACCGAAGTCAGGGAGTTCTTCTGTGTATCCTACTACTTTAAACGATACTCCTTTGCTCTTCAACGCGGAAACCCTTTTTCTGATTTCTTCGTCAACATCATTGACGAGTTTCAAGAATGTTGTTTTGGGATCAGCATTCGATAAAACTATTTTACTTTCTATAATCCTTCCATCCTTAGTTTTAACCCCAGCTACCTCTCCGTTCTTAACTAGTATTTCCTCCACTTCGGTAGATGTCATAATATCAACTCCCATCTTTTCGCATGCCCTAGCCATGGCTGAAGTTACTCCTCCCATTCCACCCTTTACGTACCCCCACATTCCCTTAATTCCGTTTACCTCTCCTATTACATGATGAGCTAATACATACGCTGTACCAGGAGTTGAAGGAGAAGCGAATGTGCCAACCACAGAATCCTCAATTAGTGCAGATTTTACCTCGTCACTTTCGAAGAATTCGTCCAAGAACGATCTAGCATCCTGAAGGAACGTTCTACCAATCCTGCTTAGGTTTTCTTCGTCTATTGATCCTTTAAACCTATACAACAAATCTCCTACGTCGGATATGGTCACGGGAGGAGTAAGCATGAAGAAATCTGCAAGATCATAGAAAGTATCCCAGAACTTAATCCATTTGGAATAAGCTAATGAATCCTTCTTAGAGAACTTTTCTATTTCCTTCTGCGTCCTTTTAATATCGTTCCATATGAAGAGATTTTTCCTTCCAAGTGGAAGAAAAAGTCCTGGATCCTTATTATAAACGTGTAGCCCATTTTCAGGCAAATTCATCTCATTTATAATCCTAGGTCTAAGCAAACTTAGTACGTAAGCACCAGTAGATATCCTTATGCCTGGCCATAACTCTTCCGTTACGGAAGCACCACCTACAATTTCCCTTCTTTCAAGAACTGCTACCTTGAGTCCACGCCTAGCTAAATAGAAGGAGGCAACTAGCCCGTTATGTCCTCCTCCTATTATCAAGGCATCATACCTCATACTCTCCCCTTTTTCCTCAGAATCCACATTGCTACGCCAGCTCCAAAACCTGCTATGACTAGCCCCATTGCGACGTAAGACATCTCAATTAAAATTCCAGCAAGCGAAGTTGAATCCATACCCATAAACGCTTAATTAATTAGAATAAATCTTTATGCCATGGATTTACTATATCCAGATTACTCGAAGGATAATATTTATACGCTAGCATGCGGCATATCGTCGTTTTTAGGCGTTGAAAGAAACTGCATCAGCAAAATGGAAGTTCACGGTAAGAGGGTAGCTTTGGTTCTGTTAGACGGTCTAGGATGGAGTACGTTATCCAAGGTAGGAATTCCAAAAGAGGCTAGGAAAATAACCACAGTATTCCCTTCTACTACATCCACAGTTATTACAACCTTATTTACAGCAATGACTCCTGGAGAGCATGGAGTTTTAGGTTACAATACGTTCGTGAAGAGGATGGGTGGCATAATAAACACCTTAAGGTTCACGCATCCTTCTGTGAATCAGAGGGACTCTTTCAAAGACTCCATATCATTCGACAAGGTTTTTCCTAATGTAAAGGGCTATTTAAAGGAAGTTGACAGGAACTCAAAGAAGACTCTCGAAATAGTTCCAAAAGGTCTAGATGGTAATGAGTTCTCTAAGGCTACACATGAGAATACAACCGAGACTAAAACATTCTCCAACCTCTGGGACGCCCTCTATATTTTTTCAGATGCATTACAACGGGATTACGAATTCGTTTATTTGTACATTCCAGATGTAGACACGATGTCTCATAAGTACGGTCCCTACGTTGAACCCACCCTAAGCACTGCTAAGGCAGTATTTGAGGGCATATATAACGTTGCAAAGATATACAAAGACAGATTCTCTACTTTCATTACCGCGGATCATGGTCACGTTACAGTTTCAGATTCAGTAATTATAATGGACGATAAGAACTTAATGGAGATGCTTGACATCCCTCCATACGGCGATTCTAGGGCCCTTTTCATGAGAACAAGGTACGAGCTTTTGCCATATTTTGCTGAAAAATATAGCTCAATTAAGGTCTTTTCTAAGCAAGAGGTAACGGATAGAGGTCTTCTAGGAAAGGTGAACGACCTCTCCCTTGTTCCTGATTACATAGGCATCCCTACAGATTACAAGTCCTACATTTTCGATTACAAGGAAAATGGCGACTACGCCAAACTTAAGGGTCATCATGGAGGACTTTTACCTGAAGAATTCGAAATTCCTTTGGTGGTATTAGGTGAGTGACTTCTATATACCCACTTGGGACGAGATCGAAAAAGCAATGCTTCACGTGGCAGAACAAGCAGTAGATTCTGGTTTCGTTCCAGAGGTTATAGTTGCAATACCAACTGGTGGGGTAGTCCCCTCAAAGCTTTTGAAGGATATTCTTAACATAGAAAGAATCAGGTATATTGAGATAAAGCTTTACAAGAACGTGGGAAAGAAGGATGTTAAACCGGTGGTAAAGTCTGTTTGTGTGGACGATATAGAAGGGAAGGATGTGTTAGTCGTGGACGATGTAGCTGACAGCGGAGAGACTTTAGAGGCAGTGTCTAACGTCCTTTCTATGTTTAACCCTAAGTCGGTGAAATATGCCACCGTATACATAAAGCCTTGGGCTAGGAAGTATCCAGATTTCTATTATAAGATGATTGATAAATGGATTGTTTTCCCCTGGGATAAGTGGGACGTGGTTAGGGAAATTCCTGAAGTAAATGTGGACAACAAAGAGAAATATCTAGAAATAGAAAGGAAATTAAGGGAGACCCACTACTCTAGAAAATAATTGGCTCCTTATATTCTCCCCATACTTCCCTTAAGGTCTTGCTAGTTTCTCCAACAGTAGCACCTGCCTTGATTGCGTTATACATGTAGGGGAACATGTTAACGCTTGTGTTTTCAGCCACTTTCCTCAATTCATTGAGGGAATCTCTCACTTTTATCTCGTCCCTTTCTCCCCTGTATTTCCTGAGTCTCTCCATTACGGTATCCCTCACTTCCGGTCTAACTCTGAAAACTTCGGTAGTTCCAACCCAGTCGGGTTCATAATACATATTGACTCCCACCTTTATCATTTCTCCAGTTTCGATCATTTGTTGTATTCTATAGGCACTTTCTGCTATCTGAGACTGTGGATAGCCCGCGTTTATTGCCTTAAGCATGCCACCCATGGAGTCGATAGTGTCTATTATCTTCCATGCCCTCTCCTCTATCTGGTCTGTCAGCCACTCTATATAGTATGCTCCAGCTAGTGGATCTACAGTATCAGCCGCACCGCTCTCGTGAGCTACTATTTGCTGTACTCTTATTGCAATTTTCGCTGCTTTCTCGCTTGGTAATGACAAAGCTTCATCATAAGAGTTCACGTGAAGACTTTGAGTTCCTCCAATAACCGCGGCAAGTGCTTGCAAGGTTGTTCTAACTATGTTGATTTCAGGTTGCTGTGCAGTTAGCTCTGCACCTCCAGTCTGGGTGTGGAACCTTAACATTAGGGATTCAGGCTTCTTCGCATTGAATCT
It includes:
- a CDS encoding NAD(P)/FAD-dependent oxidoreductase translates to MRYDALIIGGGHNGLVASFYLARRGLKVAVLERREIVGGASVTEELWPGIRISTGAYVLSLLRPRIINEMNLPENGLHVYNKDPGLFLPLGRKNLFIWNDIKRTQKEIEKFSKKDSLAYSKWIKFWDTFYDLADFFMLTPPVTISDVGDLLYRFKGSIDEENLSRIGRTFLQDARSFLDEFFESDEVKSALIEDSVVGTFASPSTPGTAYVLAHHVIGEVNGIKGMWGYVKGGMGGVTSAMARACEKMGVDIMTSTEVEEILVKNGEVAGVKTKDGRIIESKIVLSNADPKTTFLKLVNDVDEEIRKRVSALKSKGVSFKVVGYTEELPDFGNGKSLGPEHVASELIMPNVDYIERAYDDARVLGYSREPWLSINFQTSVDPTVALPGKHVFSIFGQYLPFNDRLDDMKEKIAEITLEKVREYAPNFKPVKYEVITPLDIKRRFGIWEGNIFHIDMTPDQLYIFRPALGMSRYKTPIKGLYLCGSGTHPGGGVTGAPGYNAAHAVLNDLNV
- a CDS encoding inositol monophosphatase family protein gives rise to the protein MSLRETLLDLSRNLFSYVNQVRADPNSSKIVGYHSGDTSRIADREIETFIIDYFNKKTDLKIKFVTEESGVIDRSNSDYIAVIDPLDGSSNFVMGIPWYSVSIALYERESKSMRNSVAGIIMNLTTGKAYSYDKKRAYMDGSPALDTPRVVLAYYDVDQVAQAKEIMEKVEKPFKVRTLGSASLDMSLVCEGRASLYFDIRSKLRNVDIAASTNFCIKMGFSVISQEGKPLDSSIENVERIKDWVITSKSLES
- a CDS encoding alkaline phosphatase family protein, which translates into the protein MDLLYPDYSKDNIYTLACGISSFLGVERNCISKMEVHGKRVALVLLDGLGWSTLSKVGIPKEARKITTVFPSTTSTVITTLFTAMTPGEHGVLGYNTFVKRMGGIINTLRFTHPSVNQRDSFKDSISFDKVFPNVKGYLKEVDRNSKKTLEIVPKGLDGNEFSKATHENTTETKTFSNLWDALYIFSDALQRDYEFVYLYIPDVDTMSHKYGPYVEPTLSTAKAVFEGIYNVAKIYKDRFSTFITADHGHVTVSDSVIIMDDKNLMEMLDIPPYGDSRALFMRTRYELLPYFAEKYSSIKVFSKQEVTDRGLLGKVNDLSLVPDYIGIPTDYKSYIFDYKENGDYAKLKGHHGGLLPEEFEIPLVVLGE
- the trxB gene encoding thioredoxin-disulfide reductase, giving the protein MSLLPKLSNVKPGEKFDVIIVGLGPAAYSAALYSARYIMKTLVIGEIPGGQLTEAADVDDYLGLINLPAQKMIETFNQHISRYNVPVLMETVESIKKEGDEFIVKTKRKGEYKASSVIVAVGVKRRKLNVPGEEKFTGKGVSYCSVCDAPLFKNRPVVVVGGGDSALEGAELLSRYATKVYLVHRRDQFRGQPFYVEIIKHKPNVEIILNSTVTEIKGEKLVNKAVVQNLKTGETRELDVNGVFVEIGFEPPVDFARNNGIETDERGYIKVDEWMRTNVEGIFAAGDCTGLWMGFRQVITATAQGAVASHAVYSYLNEKKGKK
- a CDS encoding AAA family ATPase yields the protein MSLSDSFTSILLVVAFTIIVVIAVKLFGKSTTNFANSERAMQLQSKNQKKIGIENKITWDDIGGYEGLKKEIKEYIELPLKYEGIAKKYGLKAPKGILLFGPPGCGKTLMMRALANDAKINFIYVNISDIMSKWYGESEARLKELFANARKNAPCILFFDEIDTIGVKRENHTGDSVTPRLLSLMLSEIDGMQSDDGMIIVGSTNVPQMLDKALLRAGRFDKLLFVSPPDITARKEILNIHCKGKPLAPDVDLNKIAEMTERYSGADLANICQEVARKVAAEVIESGKERQIQMKDFMDVIKTYKPSITLQMLEDYEKFKLDFERRSTREIEIEDKGESTLEDIGGYEQVKAELKELLELQFFHYKLLEELKVPPIRGILLYGPPGVGKTMMSRALANSLKVKLIPLSGAEIMYKGYEGAIAAIKEVFNRARENKPSIILLDELDSIASKRNKNVSESSRIVNQILTEMDGIRSLKQVVVIGTTNRMSVIDSALLRPGRFDKIIEMPLPNEEERLDILNKYLGKDVCERVNCAQIAKMTEGYTGADLTAIAREAKMAVLKEIIRGNKERKLTFDDMMWALGKIKPSYKEEKRRSATKKLQM
- a CDS encoding dihydropteroate synthase-like protein; translation: MKVLLVTGKLAYPILVEALKDVKGVDVDISVMDVPVAALMDVRYIAERLKGVRGYDVIVLPGLVFGDGGIIEKRTGIPTVKGTEEAWDIRLVLDALKHGVRLSPREPADKFLDKGEAKAILSEIEEKSVYAFKEQNVKIPLRPPPFKIFLEMGDKQSQEDLLRVKDFVDVIVIGFPVGHDDKDEVRRKVREALKLGKPIGIDSDSPSELIEGVRSGASFVFNLNEMNLEKLANIKNNATFVVAPFEVENRGEVTISIVNKARELGFSKLIADPVLSPPLKGFVDSLSQYTKVTSQLKDVPIMMGILNFTELIDADSVGVNASMVAIAGEIGASCLLTMDKGKTRWSSWEAREASRMISVAMRRSKLPKDVGFDLFVLKDKRRLPRESKKGYEVSRNEPIMDSGFARIYLTNDDIAIEWRGKGGEITLHGKEALSLGRQLLRELEKRNVKVSQEHAIYIGYELAKAEVALSIDKNYIQDKPILRRIPSEENRDT
- a CDS encoding phosphoribosyltransferase family protein, which produces MSDFYIPTWDEIEKAMLHVAEQAVDSGFVPEVIVAIPTGGVVPSKLLKDILNIERIRYIEIKLYKNVGKKDVKPVVKSVCVDDIEGKDVLVVDDVADSGETLEAVSNVLSMFNPKSVKYATVYIKPWARKYPDFYYKMIDKWIVFPWDKWDVVREIPEVNVDNKEKYLEIERKLRETHYSRK